One window from the genome of Deltaproteobacteria bacterium encodes:
- a CDS encoding PAS domain S-box protein, translated as MGNIAVLPTKPAAVPEGSFEDLARENELLRREIREARKAAEITADLVVKQFEETESVLQRFQVANAQRKTVLDSATQISIIATNPKGVITVFNKGAENMLGYRADEVIGHHTLLLLHLKSEMDIRSRLIGKGRKRPLENLDLFFAFAAEDPLGYYEWTYVHKSGKHIPVRMSTNALRGPYGSVEGLLCIALDVSEKKRSEKALMESERKYRILVRNLPNVVYKGYLNGDIDFFDDKIETLTGYSREDFSSRRVNWFDLVHENDLEYAKDIFKQALITDQMYIREYRFKSKNGDVVWVEEGGQIIYGEDGEVEFITGAFLDITERKLAERALHESEKNYRSLFDSGPNPIFVLDKDHFIILDANPSAEETYGYSKEELVGRPFSELGMASEEHFNEKMKLGIARFEESLSACVVSLKEQHFRKNKQPFYVRVTACPTRYHQTQAVIVAVTDINELLEKDAQLAQANKMATLGQMSAGVAHELNQPLNVIKMGSEYMQMMIEKQHGNLQPQLIEVARQVSDQVDRASEIIKLLREFGRKPGYKKEHVNVNTVIEAVLGIIGQQLKLHDIDIVVDLDESIPTIMAQSNRMEQVFFNLLANASDAILKKREASDKAAPQRIEISTRHDREHVVITVSDTGIGIPEENRENIFEPFFTTKEIGKGMGLGLSIIYGIVKEYGGEIEIESVPGKGTSFKHIFPVADSKTPVAAQ; from the coding sequence ATGGGAAACATCGCCGTTTTACCGACAAAACCCGCAGCCGTGCCGGAAGGGTCTTTCGAAGATCTGGCCAGGGAAAATGAGCTGTTGCGCAGGGAGATTCGTGAAGCCCGCAAAGCAGCCGAAATTACCGCCGACCTTGTCGTCAAGCAGTTTGAAGAGACGGAAAGCGTTCTGCAACGTTTTCAGGTTGCCAATGCCCAGCGCAAAACGGTGCTCGACTCGGCCACCCAAATATCCATCATCGCCACGAACCCAAAGGGGGTCATCACCGTTTTTAACAAGGGTGCCGAAAACATGCTGGGTTACCGGGCCGACGAAGTCATCGGGCATCACACCCTTTTGCTTCTTCATCTGAAGTCGGAAATGGATATCCGCAGCCGGTTGATTGGCAAGGGGCGGAAACGGCCGTTGGAAAACCTTGATCTGTTTTTCGCTTTTGCGGCCGAAGATCCGCTCGGATACTATGAATGGACCTATGTGCATAAAAGCGGCAAACACATCCCCGTCAGAATGTCCACCAATGCGTTGCGCGGCCCCTACGGATCGGTCGAAGGGTTGTTGTGCATCGCCCTCGATGTCAGTGAAAAAAAAAGGTCGGAAAAGGCGCTCATGGAGAGCGAGCGCAAATACCGCATCCTCGTCCGCAACCTGCCCAATGTCGTTTACAAGGGCTACCTGAATGGAGACATCGATTTTTTCGACGACAAAATTGAAACGCTCACCGGCTACAGCCGGGAGGACTTTTCTTCGCGCAGGGTGAACTGGTTCGACCTCGTCCACGAAAACGACCTGGAATACGCCAAGGATATTTTCAAACAGGCGCTTATAACGGACCAGATGTACATCAGGGAATACCGGTTTAAATCAAAAAACGGCGACGTTGTCTGGGTGGAAGAGGGCGGCCAGATCATATACGGCGAAGACGGCGAAGTCGAGTTTATCACCGGTGCTTTTCTGGACATCACGGAACGCAAGCTGGCTGAAAGGGCATTGCACGAATCGGAAAAAAATTACCGATCGCTGTTCGACAGCGGCCCCAATCCCATCTTCGTACTGGACAAGGATCATTTCATCATTCTCGACGCCAACCCCAGCGCCGAAGAGACTTACGGCTACAGCAAGGAAGAACTTGTCGGGCGACCGTTTTCAGAGCTCGGGATGGCCAGCGAGGAACATTTCAATGAAAAAATGAAGCTGGGCATCGCCCGGTTCGAAGAAAGCTTGAGCGCGTGCGTGGTCAGTTTGAAGGAGCAGCATTTCAGAAAAAACAAGCAACCGTTCTACGTGCGGGTGACGGCATGCCCGACCCGCTACCACCAGACACAGGCGGTTATCGTCGCCGTGACGGATATAAATGAGCTGCTCGAAAAGGATGCCCAACTGGCTCAGGCAAACAAGATGGCCACCCTCGGCCAGATGTCGGCGGGCGTTGCCCATGAGCTCAACCAGCCCTTGAACGTTATCAAAATGGGCAGCGAGTACATGCAAATGATGATTGAAAAGCAGCACGGCAACCTGCAGCCGCAGCTCATCGAAGTTGCCAGACAGGTGAGCGACCAGGTCGATCGCGCCTCCGAAATCATCAAACTGCTGCGTGAATTCGGCCGCAAACCCGGTTACAAAAAGGAGCACGTCAACGTCAATACGGTCATTGAAGCGGTCCTCGGCATTATCGGCCAGCAGCTTAAACTTCACGACATCGACATTGTCGTCGACCTCGACGAGTCGATTCCGACCATAATGGCGCAAAGCAACCGCATGGAACAGGTCTTCTTCAATTTGTTGGCCAATGCCAGCGATGCGATTCTCAAAAAACGTGAAGCCTCCGATAAGGCCGCCCCCCAAAGGATTGAAATTTCCACCCGCCATGATCGGGAGCATGTCGTCATAACCGTATCGGACACGGGCATCGGCATCCCGGAAGAAAACAGGGAGAATATTTTCGAACCCTTCTTTACGACCAAGGAGATAGGCAAAGGGATGGGGTTGGGGCTTTCCATTATTTACGGCATCGTAAAAGAGTACGGTGGCGAAATCGAGATCGAAAGCGTGCCGGGGAAAGGAACGTCGTTCAAACACATCTTTCCCGTCGCCGACTCAAAGACGCCCGTCGCAGCGCAATGA
- a CDS encoding nickel-dependent hydrogenase large subunit: MTRKVEIYPVNRVEGDLEIAVDLEDNVVADARSVGTMYRGFENIMTGRAPLDGLVITPRICGICSTSHLHAAARALDKIYDVAVPRQATYIRNVAAMTEMLQNDIRHAFLLFMPDFTDAAYRQEPLHAEVVKRYTPLKGTSVRQAINETRDVLGIIAILGGQWPHSSFMVPGGVVSVPNINELNRCSYLLNNFKRWYERQILGCSLERWRAVQSKADLLAWLKESDAHLKSDLGLFIRFATKIGLHRTGKGHGNFISFGIPIAGGQKGGEKRFLTGGGFYADKRLFPMDQENITEDLSHSWFVENGKSKHPYNGETLPYATGSEDLKYSWAKAPRYNGKPAETGPLAEMVVAADPLFIDFLHTDGPSTFIRQLARMVRPALVIPAVQHCIATARSKPEQYYRDHGGIENQQGHGLVEAPRGALGHWVRIKDNKILSYQIITPTAWNASPRGTDDVRGPWEEALIGTRLKNPQNPLEVNHVVRSFDPCLVCTVHAIDLR, encoded by the coding sequence ATGACGCGTAAAGTTGAAATTTACCCGGTAAACCGGGTCGAGGGCGATCTGGAAATCGCCGTCGACCTGGAGGACAACGTCGTGGCCGATGCGCGCAGCGTCGGAACCATGTACCGTGGATTTGAAAATATCATGACAGGCCGCGCCCCCCTTGACGGGTTGGTCATAACGCCCCGCATCTGCGGCATCTGCAGCACATCCCATCTTCACGCGGCAGCCAGGGCGCTTGACAAGATTTACGATGTAGCGGTTCCGCGTCAGGCCACATATATAAGAAACGTTGCCGCGATGACGGAAATGCTCCAAAACGATATCCGCCATGCCTTTCTGCTGTTTATGCCCGACTTCACCGATGCCGCCTATCGGCAGGAGCCGCTCCATGCCGAAGTGGTCAAACGGTACACACCGCTCAAAGGGACCTCCGTACGGCAGGCCATTAACGAAACCCGCGATGTGCTGGGAATCATCGCCATCCTCGGAGGCCAGTGGCCGCACTCCTCGTTTATGGTCCCCGGCGGTGTCGTGTCCGTACCGAACATCAACGAGTTGAACCGGTGCTCCTACCTCCTCAACAATTTCAAACGCTGGTACGAGCGTCAGATACTGGGGTGCAGCCTGGAAAGGTGGCGCGCCGTGCAGTCAAAAGCCGATTTGCTTGCCTGGCTCAAGGAAAGCGACGCTCACTTAAAAAGCGATCTGGGGCTTTTCATACGGTTTGCGACAAAGATCGGATTACACCGGACCGGCAAAGGCCACGGCAACTTCATCAGCTTCGGCATCCCGATTGCCGGCGGTCAAAAAGGGGGCGAAAAAAGGTTTTTAACCGGCGGTGGATTTTATGCGGACAAGCGCCTGTTCCCTATGGATCAGGAAAACATCACCGAAGACCTTTCCCACTCATGGTTTGTCGAAAACGGAAAAAGCAAGCATCCTTATAACGGGGAAACATTGCCGTATGCCACCGGCAGTGAAGACCTCAAATATTCATGGGCCAAGGCCCCGCGCTATAACGGGAAACCGGCGGAAACGGGACCTCTGGCGGAAATGGTCGTTGCCGCCGATCCTCTTTTCATCGATTTCCTGCACACGGACGGCCCGAGCACGTTCATCAGGCAGTTGGCCAGAATGGTCAGGCCGGCACTCGTCATTCCCGCCGTTCAGCATTGCATCGCCACCGCCCGGTCTAAGCCCGAACAATACTACCGCGACCATGGCGGCATCGAAAATCAGCAGGGGCACGGTCTGGTCGAAGCGCCCCGGGGAGCGCTGGGGCATTGGGTCAGGATCAAGGACAACAAAATCCTGTCCTACCAGATTATAACCCCGACCGCCTGGAATGCCTCACCCCGCGGGACTGACGACGTCAGGGGCCCCTGGGAGGAGGCGCTGATCGGAACAAGGCTCAAAAACCCCCAGAATCCGCTGGAGGTCAATCATGTCGTGCGATCGTTCGATCCGTGCCTCGTTTGCACCGTACACGCCATTGACTTAAGGTGA
- a CDS encoding NADH:ubiquinone oxidoreductase produces MQKTLFWLQCGGCGGDTWSMFNIESPNLSELLASLDIEVLWHPAISVKSRADQRQLVSDLLAGRQRLDFLCIEGAIIRGPRGTGSYDLVNGKPKKDLVAALARQARYVVAVGTCASFGGFGTDSEIEATGMQFLKWEKGGFMGEAFQSKSGHPVINLPGCPCHHDIIGGTLAMLASDATLNLTEHQSPAEWYNIMVHQGCTRNEYHEYRVEDKRFGEKGCMFFHLGCHGPLAHGPCNKLLWQRLSSKTRIGVPCFGCTRPDFPQPYPFFETRNIEGIPIELPEGVNRAHYMAYKGMAAAAAPQRLKTRKTGI; encoded by the coding sequence ATGCAAAAGACGCTTTTCTGGTTGCAGTGCGGCGGATGCGGCGGAGACACATGGTCGATGTTCAACATCGAATCACCGAACCTTTCCGAACTGTTGGCTTCCCTCGACATAGAAGTATTGTGGCATCCCGCCATATCCGTCAAAAGCCGTGCGGATCAGCGGCAATTGGTGTCGGACCTTTTGGCCGGGCGGCAGCGGCTCGATTTTCTCTGTATCGAAGGCGCCATCATCCGCGGCCCCCGGGGAACAGGGTCCTATGACCTGGTCAATGGAAAGCCGAAAAAAGACCTCGTCGCCGCTCTGGCACGTCAGGCCCGGTACGTCGTTGCCGTAGGAACATGCGCCAGCTTCGGCGGTTTCGGAACCGACAGTGAAATCGAAGCGACCGGAATGCAGTTTTTAAAATGGGAAAAGGGCGGCTTTATGGGTGAAGCGTTTCAATCCAAAAGCGGTCATCCCGTAATCAACCTGCCGGGATGCCCGTGCCACCACGACATCATCGGCGGCACCCTTGCCATGCTGGCTTCCGATGCGACCTTGAACCTGACGGAGCACCAGTCACCCGCGGAGTGGTACAACATCATGGTCCACCAGGGATGTACGCGCAACGAATATCATGAATACCGGGTGGAAGACAAACGCTTCGGCGAAAAGGGGTGCATGTTTTTTCACCTGGGGTGCCACGGTCCTCTGGCGCACGGACCGTGTAACAAGCTGCTCTGGCAACGGCTTTCTTCAAAGACGCGGATCGGCGTCCCCTGTTTCGGCTGCACACGCCCGGACTTTCCGCAGCCGTATCCTTTTTTCGAAACCCGCAATATCGAAGGAATTCCGATCGAGCTTCCGGAAGGCGTCAACCGCGCCCATTATATGGCCTACAAGGGCATGGCCGCAGCGGCCGCCCCTCAACGTTTGAAAACCAGAAAAACCGGCATATAG
- a CDS encoding response regulator — MRKALVIDDEQPTLFMFNLFLEAFGYEALTAENAADGIALFNKERPPIVFTDIKMPGMDGLLALEKLKSIDPSVQVIVMTGHGDQDLMKQAMELNATAFLHKPIEREELEKALAKAEDNLSQWDLNK; from the coding sequence ATGCGTAAGGCGCTCGTTATCGACGATGAACAACCGACCCTGTTTATGTTCAATCTTTTTCTCGAAGCCTTTGGTTACGAAGCCCTTACAGCGGAGAATGCGGCGGACGGAATCGCGCTGTTTAACAAGGAACGGCCGCCGATTGTCTTCACCGATATTAAAATGCCGGGCATGGACGGCCTATTGGCCCTCGAGAAGCTCAAGTCCATCGATCCCTCCGTGCAGGTGATCGTCATGACCGGCCATGGCGATCAGGATTTGATGAAACAGGCCATGGAGCTGAATGCCACAGCGTTTTTGCACAAGCCTATAGAGCGGGAGGAACTGGAGAAGGCCCTTGCAAAGGCGGAGGACAACCTTTCTCAGTGGGATTTGAACAAATAG
- a CDS encoding MMPL family transporter: protein MEQEPIHANLDRRLFAEFLQGILKRPLAVILIFAAITVGFGWRIPGIAFRTSVYDMVVDRSPETASYNTFKAIFGSDEIIRVVVRTDGIFKRQNFGLVEKMSAALQKLPGIKRVISLPEIKKAVEMSRKWELKRFRAIIQPVDLFKKNLLSEDLKTTVLTVVLNIDADKEQVIHDIQALIDDVPEPVTSYQIGMPLVSQAMARYTEKDFKRLPLITLLLVAGLLWILFRNIAVTVVVLGTVMSALVWTIGLMGWLRVPLSMMTMVVPVFLIAVGTAYCMHIIATYFTCCRHTGSRYHAVIEAYGAVLLPTILTVLTTVIGLTSLLVNRMQAIHEFALLSCFGMLSLLVILLTAFPAALLLVPPPKRQGGGRKNGGGFEKLLELIVKVNLEKRTPVLLSICGLVVLGIAGIFFIHVETNPMGFFKPRTSISRHFHDIYKDLSGSFPVNVVMDGGEDDFFENPLNIARIEKLQHYLETLPGIDKTVSFADYMQLVNYAMNQYKPDYYTLPAEGFEVRMLINSYKTMLGDDMLTRFMNPAFSKANVMLLTHISSSRDFLALRDTILDHVKMEFPDIPDWEVTGFGMVAAASSHLLTWGQAKSFALTMVFIFVIMLILFLSTKVGFIAILPNAFPIVMTFGIMGWFGIHLSMVTSLIASIAIGLAVDDTIHYLYRYNREFKKDLDKDRALKDAVMHVGRPVLCTTMIIGLGFAVLLFSSFKPTSEFGLLMLITMLAALAGDLVILPALMLKVELVTAWDLLKLMPTLSGISGSAAHELNQPLNAIKMGSDYLKMVSQQATSVEAGRISRVSNEIGTQVDRASELIRRLTAFGSQPGFSREPTDVNKAILEAIVLVENRLKIEGIDIQLDLDDTIPYIYAHPKKISEVVFNLLVNACEAIAVKKSAAGEMHSESRITIRTAARRNYVNVRLADNGIGIPAHLVHRITEPFFTTKATGSGKGLGLTVCREIVKSYNGRFEIKSEPGRRTEFILFFPAHAAPVRQ, encoded by the coding sequence ATGGAACAAGAACCCATTCATGCCAACTTGGACCGGAGGCTCTTTGCGGAATTCTTGCAGGGCATTCTGAAAAGGCCGCTTGCGGTCATTCTGATCTTCGCGGCGATCACGGTCGGCTTCGGATGGCGCATCCCCGGCATTGCATTTCGAACGTCCGTCTACGATATGGTGGTGGACCGTTCGCCCGAAACCGCCAGTTACAACACCTTCAAAGCGATATTCGGTTCCGATGAAATTATACGGGTCGTTGTACGCACGGATGGAATTTTCAAGCGGCAGAATTTCGGTCTCGTGGAAAAAATGTCCGCCGCTCTCCAGAAGCTCCCGGGAATAAAGCGGGTTATCAGCCTGCCCGAGATTAAAAAAGCCGTCGAAATGTCGCGGAAGTGGGAACTGAAGAGGTTCAGAGCGATCATTCAACCCGTCGACCTGTTTAAAAAGAATCTCCTCTCGGAAGATCTGAAAACGACGGTTCTAACCGTCGTCCTGAACATCGATGCGGACAAGGAGCAGGTCATACACGATATCCAGGCCCTCATCGACGACGTCCCCGAGCCCGTTACCAGCTACCAGATCGGCATGCCGCTGGTATCTCAGGCGATGGCCCGCTACACCGAGAAAGATTTCAAACGCCTGCCGCTCATCACCCTCTTGCTGGTCGCCGGCCTCCTGTGGATCCTCTTTCGCAATATCGCGGTGACCGTCGTGGTGCTGGGAACGGTGATGTCGGCTCTGGTATGGACGATCGGGCTGATGGGTTGGTTACGGGTCCCCCTGTCTATGATGACCATGGTTGTGCCTGTTTTCCTGATCGCCGTGGGAACGGCGTACTGCATGCACATCATCGCCACCTATTTTACCTGCTGCCGGCATACCGGCTCGCGCTACCATGCGGTAATAGAAGCCTATGGCGCCGTTTTGCTGCCGACCATCCTGACGGTCCTGACAACGGTTATCGGCCTGACCTCCCTGCTGGTCAACCGCATGCAGGCCATTCACGAATTCGCACTGCTTTCCTGTTTCGGCATGCTCAGCCTTCTGGTCATCCTGCTAACCGCTTTTCCGGCGGCCCTTCTCCTGGTTCCCCCGCCCAAGCGGCAGGGGGGGGGCCGGAAAAACGGCGGCGGCTTCGAAAAACTCCTCGAATTGATCGTGAAGGTCAATCTGGAAAAGCGCACACCCGTCCTGCTTTCCATCTGCGGGCTGGTGGTGCTGGGCATCGCCGGCATCTTTTTCATACATGTCGAAACCAACCCCATGGGTTTTTTCAAACCCCGCACGTCAATCAGCCGGCACTTTCACGATATTTACAAAGACCTTTCGGGAAGCTTTCCCGTCAATGTCGTCATGGACGGCGGGGAGGATGATTTTTTTGAAAACCCGCTCAACATCGCCCGCATCGAGAAGCTCCAGCATTATCTGGAAACCCTGCCGGGGATCGACAAGACCGTGTCTTTCGCGGATTATATGCAGCTGGTGAACTACGCCATGAATCAGTACAAGCCGGATTATTATACATTGCCCGCCGAAGGCTTCGAGGTCCGCATGCTGATCAACAGCTACAAGACCATGCTGGGCGACGACATGCTGACCCGGTTTATGAACCCCGCCTTTTCCAAGGCCAACGTCATGCTGCTGACCCACATTTCCAGTTCACGGGATTTCTTAGCCCTCAGAGACACCATTCTGGACCACGTCAAAATGGAATTTCCCGATATCCCCGATTGGGAAGTGACCGGGTTCGGCATGGTGGCCGCGGCCAGCAGCCATCTCCTGACGTGGGGCCAGGCCAAGAGTTTCGCCTTGACCATGGTTTTTATTTTCGTGATCATGCTGATTCTTTTCCTGTCCACCAAGGTCGGATTTATCGCCATTCTGCCGAACGCTTTTCCGATCGTCATGACTTTCGGCATTATGGGTTGGTTCGGGATCCACCTGTCCATGGTAACCAGCCTGATTGCAAGTATCGCCATCGGGCTCGCCGTTGACGACACCATTCACTATCTGTACCGGTACAACCGGGAATTCAAAAAGGATCTGGATAAGGACCGCGCCCTTAAAGACGCCGTGATGCATGTCGGACGGCCGGTTCTCTGCACGACCATGATCATCGGCCTGGGGTTTGCGGTTCTGCTTTTTTCCAGTTTCAAGCCCACGTCGGAATTCGGTCTTTTAATGCTCATCACCATGCTGGCGGCGCTGGCGGGAGACCTGGTGATCCTGCCAGCCTTGATGCTCAAGGTCGAGCTTGTTACCGCCTGGGATCTGCTGAAGCTGATGCCGACATTGAGCGGCATTTCGGGCTCGGCCGCGCATGAGTTGAACCAGCCCCTGAATGCGATCAAAATGGGCAGCGACTACCTGAAAATGGTCTCCCAGCAAGCAACCTCCGTCGAAGCGGGTCGGATCTCCCGCGTGTCGAACGAGATAGGAACGCAGGTGGACCGGGCATCCGAGTTGATTCGCCGGTTGACGGCTTTCGGCAGCCAGCCCGGCTTCAGCAGGGAGCCCACCGACGTCAACAAGGCCATTCTCGAGGCCATCGTGCTGGTCGAAAACCGGCTGAAGATCGAAGGCATCGATATTCAGCTTGATTTGGATGACACCATACCCTATATTTACGCTCATCCTAAAAAAATCAGTGAAGTCGTTTTCAATCTCCTGGTCAATGCCTGTGAGGCCATAGCCGTGAAGAAATCCGCCGCCGGGGAAATGCACAGCGAATCGCGAATAACGATCCGGACAGCGGCCCGTAGGAATTACGTCAACGTGCGGTTGGCCGACAACGGCATCGGCATCCCCGCCCATCTGGTCCATAGAATAACGGAGCCTTTCTTCACGACAAAGGCCACGGGAAGCGGCAAGGGGCTCGGCCTCACTGTCTGCAGAGAAATCGTGAAAAGCTACAACGGTCGTTTCGAAATAAAAAGTGAACCGGGCCGGCGAACTGAATTTATCCTGTTTTTTCCTGCCCATGCAGCACCGGTTCGGCAGTGA
- a CDS encoding NAD-dependent deacylase: MDEINAQIEEAAQLIRRSNKVLVFTGAGVSTESGIPDFRGPDGIWTKFDPEDFTIQKFLEDKRARRLHWSLLADGELSMFKAEPNRAHLAITDLERSGKLCGVVTQNVDGLHQKAGTSDEMVFQLHGDLSHAKCLKCHSRYPMQTVAGWMESGIEEPVCEKCNGMLKPDAVLFGEQLPIGVLSEAERRSRECDLCVVLGSTLSVYPAALIPRFARESGAKLVIVNLGPTELDHLADIRIEGSAGEIMPKIIAGVRKKPR; encoded by the coding sequence ATGGATGAAATTAACGCACAGATAGAGGAAGCGGCGCAATTGATCCGCCGGTCGAACAAGGTGTTGGTTTTCACAGGGGCGGGCGTCAGCACGGAGTCGGGCATACCCGATTTCCGGGGGCCCGACGGCATTTGGACCAAGTTCGATCCCGAGGACTTTACGATCCAAAAATTCCTCGAGGACAAAAGGGCCCGCAGGCTGCACTGGTCCCTGCTGGCGGATGGCGAACTGTCCATGTTCAAAGCCGAACCGAATCGCGCCCACCTGGCCATAACGGACCTCGAAAGAAGCGGCAAGCTCTGCGGTGTCGTCACCCAGAACGTCGACGGCCTGCATCAGAAGGCCGGCACGTCGGATGAAATGGTTTTCCAGCTGCACGGCGACCTGAGTCACGCCAAGTGCCTGAAGTGTCACAGCCGTTATCCCATGCAGACCGTGGCAGGATGGATGGAAAGCGGCATCGAAGAACCGGTGTGCGAAAAATGCAACGGCATGCTCAAGCCGGATGCGGTCCTGTTCGGCGAGCAGCTGCCCATTGGCGTGCTGTCGGAAGCGGAGCGCCGTTCCAGAGAATGCGACCTCTGTGTCGTTCTGGGATCGACCCTGTCCGTTTACCCTGCCGCACTCATTCCCAGGTTTGCCCGCGAAAGCGGAGCCAAACTGGTGATCGTCAACCTGGGGCCCACTGAATTGGACCACCTGGCGGACATCCGCATCGAGGGCAGTGCCGGAGAAATCATGCCGAAAATCATCGCCGGTGTCAGGAAGAAACCCCGATAG
- a CDS encoding zinc ribbon domain-containing protein, with the protein MKKMPVYEYEHLEKPCSLGSVFEATQSLEEKPLKACPVCGGPVRKLISLVGISAPKTNGELRDLGFTKLVKRDDGVYENVTARDGESRYMHRDKPETMPDLSKTIKD; encoded by the coding sequence ATGAAAAAAATGCCTGTTTACGAATATGAACATCTTGAAAAACCCTGCAGCCTGGGAAGCGTGTTCGAAGCCACCCAGTCTCTGGAGGAAAAGCCTTTGAAAGCGTGCCCGGTTTGCGGCGGACCGGTCAGAAAGCTGATATCCCTGGTGGGCATCAGCGCCCCCAAAACGAACGGTGAGCTACGGGACCTGGGGTTCACCAAACTGGTGAAGAGGGACGACGGGGTGTATGAAAACGTCACCGCACGTGACGGCGAGAGCCGCTACATGCACCGGGACAAGCCCGAAACCATGCCGGACCTCTCCAAAACGATCAAAGACTAA
- a CDS encoding M23 family metallopeptidase, which produces MIIFSSLHICRRCCVLALALLLAAPVSRAMELHLPQRSFQGDLVVGRAIPGSRLRVNGRDQTVSPQGYFVLGFSRDLKRDLMVTARYKKKTTVHTIQTLKYAWNVQHIDGLAGNYVDPGQEERRRIAADRQKISAVRRMSPYALPLFLKKGFVLPVKGRISGVFGSQRVLNGEPRSPHAGLDIAAPLGTPARSPADGIVLLVAEDTFLMGNVLMIDHGLGVSSIFIHLDSVAVGEGDLVRQGEIVARVGRTGRATGPHLHWGVSVGRTPVDPMRIVGKKFIRP; this is translated from the coding sequence ATGATAATCTTTTCCTCTCTCCACATCTGCCGCCGCTGCTGTGTACTCGCACTTGCGCTGCTCCTGGCGGCGCCCGTTTCCCGGGCAATGGAACTCCATCTCCCGCAAAGATCCTTCCAGGGCGACCTGGTGGTCGGCAGGGCGATTCCCGGGTCCCGCCTGCGCGTCAACGGCAGGGATCAAACCGTGAGCCCGCAGGGATATTTCGTGCTTGGGTTTTCCAGAGACCTGAAGCGGGACCTCATGGTAACCGCTCGCTATAAAAAGAAAACTACCGTCCACACCATTCAAACACTCAAGTACGCGTGGAACGTGCAGCACATCGACGGACTGGCAGGCAATTACGTCGATCCGGGGCAGGAAGAGCGTCGCCGCATCGCAGCGGATCGCCAAAAAATCAGCGCCGTGCGCCGCATGTCTCCCTACGCGCTGCCGCTGTTCCTGAAAAAAGGGTTTGTCCTGCCGGTCAAAGGCAGAATTTCAGGGGTTTTCGGAAGTCAGCGCGTGCTCAACGGCGAGCCGCGCTCGCCCCATGCCGGTCTGGACATCGCCGCCCCTCTGGGAACGCCGGCCCGCAGCCCCGCAGACGGGATCGTCCTGCTGGTCGCCGAAGACACGTTTCTCATGGGCAATGTGCTGATGATCGACCACGGCCTGGGGGTTAGCTCGATTTTCATCCACCTGGACAGCGTCGCCGTTGGGGAAGGCGACCTGGTTCGCCAGGGTGAGATCGTCGCCCGTGTCGGCCGGACAGGCCGCGCCACCGGACCGCATCTCCACTGGGGTGTCAGCGTGGGCCGCACGCCCGTCGACCCCATGCGCATTGTCGGCAAAAAGTTCATTCGACCCTGA